The proteins below are encoded in one region of Rhododendron vialii isolate Sample 1 chromosome 7a, ASM3025357v1:
- the LOC131332645 gene encoding uncharacterized protein LOC131332645 produces MSGPTRPDHMYIYTLYIFYSVLLSPKRTLKPPQQSSESLILPPIHLSLSLSLTEEPPAPIHHPWLLLHLFPCSPPLPSLLTASPPPTHRPRPPAHRHRLAVLSWQCWWTKDKLCGQRRTIAISERNTENVLENTDTPFDCYWSVQCIIQCTLDKHLWHVLLKLSQKEKTSYNELFLFISSNERDIRLFSRNLANNSKCSLNNLIEAPAFWELNI; encoded by the exons ATGTCGggtccgacccgacccgaccatatgtacatatatactcTATACATATTCTACTCAGTCCTTTTGAGTCCAAAGAGAACCCTAAAGCCGCCGCAGCAGTCCTCTGAATCTCTGATCCTCCCTCCcatacacctctctctctctctctctttaacaGAAGAACCTCCGGCTCCAATCCATCATCCATGGCTGCTCCTCCACCTCTTCCCCTGCTCTCCACCCTTACCCTCTCTTCTCACAGCTTCTCCGCCGCCGACCCACCGTCCACGGCCACCTGCCCACCGCCATCGCCTTGCCGTTTTGTCA TGGCAATGCTGGTGGACGAAGGACAAATTATGTGGCCAACGGAGGACGATCGCAATATCGGAGCGCAACACGGAAAATGTCCTAGAAAATACGGACACTCCGTTTGATTGTTATTGGAGTGTCCAATGCATCATTCAATGCACACTCGACAAGCACCTTTGGCATGTACTATTAAAACTAtcccaaaaggaaaaaacaagttACAACGAACTTTTCTTGTTTATCTCGTCGAATGAGAGAGACATTCGTCTTTTCAGCAGAAATCTAGCCAACAATTCCAAGTGTTCCCTCAACAATCTAATTGAAGCACCTGCATTTTGGGAGCTGAACATCTAG